A DNA window from Trypanosoma brucei brucei TREU927 chromosome 10, whole genome shotgun sequence contains the following coding sequences:
- a CDS encoding argonaute-like protein translates to MSDWERGYRGGRGGGEGGRRGGRGGGEGGRRGGRGGGEGGYRGGRGGGEGGYRGGRGGGEGGYRGGRGGGFGDGAYRTGQTRERDAVVSFAKAGMYDRPVEAWTNLLPLYIDPRKCAFIYPLSIEMKDGAPDLRERVKVLASKNMLLKMRKESGSEDAFDVNMCVCTGSSIICPTRLPVEEYNYELTVNARKGKGKTVTYTYTLTLKQATSCSLNPKERTMELNCVIGSAVQECYEEKVGTKFVDLKNGKKNATGTISIFEAVSVKAFSTVIRGKENDVLQLDVSLPVASAMDCLTAMEDERRRARGSIRRALAERFIKKKVYSVVDKSRATMYTVLDITDNKACDAAGLKQNPSQTYVEYFRDRYGIHIEPQQALFKCRTNDGRRVVLVPPQVLHEMSLNEQDRRQLPQLCSIFPDDRVQRLRRVIERLIQHEGGRVVKFLEAYGISFGKDFVSVDGQVLKSPEILIPKGDGFRRVNPQSESSQQGFVKELKDLRHPGARQTVDVVLYDETNNKQGTVVVGNIKKYLDGMSAPLNFGDSIPVRSLKEAKGRLGKNIFGVTFLRRPEREPYAEWKASWSGGGALSQVVAKDLTGGRELSIVMAVAQQICAKTGRLNWTLDVNQVCPKLAKADPSGGILIIAADVGRDQRSVATESSAVRQEFFAVAFVSFYVKGTQWSTYCNHYQVNGRKETLYADGSDCDTTSMSEGGPPTPSEVISKKMGEFVQEAKSHFTSKGNAVSAYLVLRGCASEGELLDARKSDVDVLSEVLKGSSWAVVAGQRYQHSRFAFQAPDDRTMYCNAPRGFVTAEGADKKFGEAFFLTGANCTLGHARSTLYVVSKRKGFDLGELQALLYGMCFLYPNKTDALPLPLPLKCAAEYGRKYSALTNLKTLGGNLRTTMHYL, encoded by the coding sequence ATGTCTGACTGGGAACGTGGATACCGTGGTGGACGTGGTGGAGGCGAGGGTGGACGCCGTGGTGGACGTGGTGGAGGCGAGGGTGGACGCCGTGGTGGACGTGGTGGAGGCGAGGGTGGATACCGTGGTGGACGTGGTGGAGGCGAGGGTGGATACCGTGGTGGACGTGGTGGAGGCGAGGGTGGATACCGTGGTGGACGTGGTGGAGGCTTTGGTGACGGGGCGTATCGGACTGGCCAGACCCGTGAGAGGGATGCGGTGGTTTCGTTTGCGAAAGCCGGGATGTACGACCGGCCAGTGGAGGCATGGACAAACCTCCTCCCTCTGTACATCGACCCGAGGAAATGTGCCTTCATTTACCCCCTTTCCATTGAAATGAAAGATGGGGCACCCGACCTCAGGGAAAGGGTTAAAGTGCTCGCATCGAAGAATATGTTGTTGAAAATGAGAAAGGAAAGCGGTAGCGAAGACGCATTTGACGTCAACATGTGCGTCTGCACAGGGTCATCGATAATATGTCCCACTAGACTTCCCGTGGAGGAATATAATTACGAATTGACCGTGAACGCGcgcaaagggaaggggaaaacggtgacatacacatacacgctTACGCTGAAGCAGGCGACATCATGTTCGTTGAACCCCAAAGAGAGGACAATGGAGTTGAACTGCGTGATCGGTAGTGCCGTTCAGGAATGTTATGAGGAAAAGGTCGGTACAAAGTTTGTAGACCtgaaaaacggaaaaaaaaatgccacaGGAACCATCTCTATATTTGAGGCAGTTTCTGTGAAGGCGTTTTCGACAGTAATCCGTGGCAAAGAAAACGATGTCCTGCAGCTGGACGTCTCCCTTCCCGTGGCGTCGGCCATGGACTGTTTGACGGCGATGGAGGATGAAAGGAGGCGAGCACGCGGTAGTATCCGACGAGCGCTCGCCGAGCGTTTCATTAAGAAAAAGGTATACAGTGTGGTGGACAAATCCCGTGCTACTATGTATACCGTCCTTGATATTACGGACAATAAGGCCTGCGATGCAGCGGGCCTCAAACAAAACCCGTCACAGACATATGTGGAGTATTTCCGCGACCGGTACGGGATTCATATTGAGCCACAGCAAGCACTTTTTAAGTGCCGGACGAACGACGGGCGGCGGGTGGTGCTTGTCCCACCTCAGGTGCTGCACGAGATGTCCTTGAATGAGCAAGACCGAAGGCAACTTCCGCAGCTGTGCTCCATATTTCCTGATGATCGTGTTCAACGCCTCAGGCGTGTCATTGAACGTCTAATCCAACACGAAGGGGGGAGGGTCGTGAAGTTCTTGGAGGCGTACGGAATATCCTTTGGAAAGGATTTCGTTTCCGTGGATGGTCAGGTGCTGAAGTCCCCGGAAATATTGATACCAAAGGGTGACGGTTTTCGACGAGTGAACCCTCAAAGCGAGAGCTCACAACAGGGTTTCGTGAAGGAGCTCAAAGACCTTAGGCACCCCGGTGCGCGACAGACAGTCGACGTCGTATTGTATgacgaaacaaacaacaagcaGGGAACTGTTGTCGTCGGTAATATAAAGAAGTACCTTGATGGCATGAGCGCCCCACTAAATTTCGGGGATTCCATCCCCGTTCGAAGCTTGAAAGAGGCGAAGGGCCGCTTGGGGAAGAACATTTTTGGTGTGACGTTCCTGCGGCGACCCGAGAGGGAGCCGTATGCAGAGTGGAAGGCATCATGGTCGGGCGGCGGTGCCCTTAGCCAAGTCGTGGCTAAGGACCTAACGGGAGGTCGTGAGTTGTCGATTGTCATGGCCGTTGCGCAACAAATATGCGCAAAAACCGGTCGCCTCAATTGGACCCTAGATGTGAACCAAGTTTGTCCGAAGCTAGCGAAGGCTGACCCATCCGGCGGAATATTAATAATAGCCGCCGATGTTGGGAGGGATCAACGCTCGGTTGCAACGGAGTCTTCCGCCGTCAGGCAGGAGTTCTTCGCGGTTGCTTTCGTGTCATTCTACGTGAAGGGCACACAGTGGTCGACCTACTGCAACCATTATCAAGTGAATGGCAGGAAGGAGACCTTGTATGCCGACGGCAGCGACTGTGACACGACATCGATGTCTGAGGGGGGGCCCCCAACTCCATCCGAGGTGATATCTAAGAAGATGGGGGAGTTCGTGCAAGAAGCAAAAAGCCACTTCACGAGCAAGGGAAATGCTGTGTCGGCGTACCTGGTTCTGCGTGGCTGTGCCTCGGAGGGAGAATTGCTTGATGCCCGCAAGAGTGACGTCGACGTCCTGAGTGAGGTGCTCAAGGGAAGCAGCTGGGCGGTTGTGGCTGGCCAGCGGTATCAGCACTCGCGCTTTGCTTTCCAAGCCCCTGATGACCGCACGATGTACTGCAACGCCCCACGCGGTTTCGTTACAGCGGAAGGTGCGGACAAAAAATTTGGTGAGGCATTCTTTCTCACCGGCGCAAATTGCACCCTTGGTCACGCCCGCTCTACGCTGTATGTCGTCTCCAAGCGGAAAGGATTCGATCTTGGAGAGCTACAGGCTCTCCTGTACGGGATGTGCTTTCTATATCCTAACAAAACCGATGCGCTTCCGCTACCCCTCCCCCTGAAGTGCGCAGCGGAGTATGGGCGTAAGTATTCTGCGCTCACCAATTTGAAAACGCTGGGGGGCAACTTGCGGACAACAATGCATTATCTATAA